AATAGGTCCAAAAACTCTCTTGATAAGGTGATACATCTTCAACGCTCTTTCATCATTTCCACTGTCCATTGATTTGTTCAACTCGCGAAGTGCATCGAAGATTACCGAGAGTGCGACAGGAGTATTGAAGTCATCTGACAAAGCTTCTGTAAACCTTTGAATCATTCCCTTCATTTCCTCATCTTCTTTTGGGACAAGTGGGTATGGATATTTCTCTCTAAACCTGTTTAATGCAGCATGCACTCTGAGCGCCGCTTTTGAATTATCGTCGAGTAAGTCGTCAGAAAATTCAATTGGCGATCTGTAGTGTTTCGACAACAAGAAGAGCTTTACACCGTCTTTTCCATATCTTCTCACCGCTTCTCGTAACAAGAAGGTATTCCCAAGTGACTTGCTCATTTTGTCACCACGAACTATAATCATTCCATTGTGCATCCAGTATTTTGCGGGAGGCTTTCCGGTTAGAGCTTCACTCTGAGCTATTTCATCTTCATGATGTGGGAATATGAGATCTTCGCCACCACCGTGTATATCGAACATGTCGCCTAATAATTTTTGAGACATCACGGAACATTCGATATGCCATCCTGGCCTACCCGCGCACCAAGGACTCTGCCATGTCGGTTCACCGGGTTTAGCCGATTTCCAAAGGACAAAATCAATCGGATCACGCTTTAATTCGTTCACATCAACTCTTGCGCCAGCTCTTAGATCATCCGGATTTTTTCCAGATAGCTTGCCATAGTCTGCAAGCTTCCTTACGCTGAAATACACATCACCATTCGCAG
The DNA window shown above is from Fervidobacterium changbaicum and carries:
- the cysS gene encoding cysteine--tRNA ligase encodes the protein MSKVYITDTLTKEKVPLEPIEPGIVKMYVCGPTVYNYIHIGNARPMVVFDAFRRFLEFIGYKVVMVQNFTDIDDKIINEAKEWGVDWKTVADTFIAEYFHDAHLLGVRAANFHPRTTDFVDDIVNAVQKIIKNGYGYVAANGDVYFSVRKLADYGKLSGKNPDDLRAGARVDVNELKRDPIDFVLWKSAKPGEPTWQSPWCAGRPGWHIECSVMSQKLLGDMFDIHGGGEDLIFPHHEDEIAQSEALTGKPPAKYWMHNGMIIVRGDKMSKSLGNTFLLREAVRRYGKDGVKLFLLSKHYRSPIEFSDDLLDDNSKAALRVHAALNRFREKYPYPLVPKEDEEMKGMIQRFTEALSDDFNTPVALSVIFDALRELNKSMDSGNDERALKMYHLIKRVFGPILGIFDTESPKKSESSAVSTNLDVLIKSLIEVRNEFRKAKQFELADKIRNVLSESGVKLFDTPEGTKYEIIEQERKMEG